From a single Miscanthus floridulus cultivar M001 chromosome 8, ASM1932011v1, whole genome shotgun sequence genomic region:
- the LOC136476400 gene encoding protein RAE1-like, producing the protein MTSLTGLTANPNPNKSFEILPNPGDSVSSLSFSPKSNLLVATSWDNQVRCWEIVGGNSQPKASISHDQPVLCSAWKDDGTTVFSGGCDKQVKMWPLLSGGQPQTVAMHDAPVKEVAWIPQMNLLVSGSWDKTLRYWDTRQANPVHIQQLPERCYALTVNYPLMIVGTADRHLVVFNLQNPQTEFKRIQSPLKYQTRCLAAFPDQQGFLVGSIEGRVGVHHIDDAQQNKNFTFKCHREGNDIFSVNSLNFHPVHHTFATAGSDGAFNFWDKDSKQRLKAFSRCPLPIPCSTFNSDGSIFAYAVCYDWSRGAENHNPAAAKTSIYLHSPQETEVKGKPRLTTGRK; encoded by the exons ATGACGAGTCTAACCGGCCTCACCGCGAATCCTAATCCGAACAAGTCATTCGAG ATACTGCCGAACCCGGGTGACTCCGTCTCCAGCCTCAGCTTTAGTCCCAAGAGTAATCTGCTTGTGGCAACCTCCTGGGATAACCAG GTGAGGTGTTGGGAGATTGTTGGTGGGAACAGTCAGCCAAAGGCATCCATATCACATGATCAGCCG GTTCTCTGCTCGGCTTGGAAGGATGATGGAACTACTGTCTTCTCTGGAGGCTGTGACAAGCAGGTCAAAATGTGGCCTCTGCTTTCAGGTGGGCAGCCTCAGACGGTTGCAATGCATGATGCGCCTGTCAAGGAGGTCGCCTGGATTCCTCAGATGAATCTTCTTGTCTCTGGAAGCTGGGATAAGACTTTAAG GTATTGGGATACAAGACAAGCAAATCCTGTGCATATTCAGCAACTTCCTGAGCGTTGCTATGCTCTTACTGTGAATTATCCCCTTATGATTGTGGGAACTGCTGATCGTCATCTTGTTGTCTTCAATTTGCAGAATCCTCAG ACGGAGTTCAAACGAATCCAATCACCACTAAAATACCAGACACGGTGCCTTGCTGCATTCCCTGATCAGCAAGGGTTTCTG GTGGGTTCAATAGAAGGAAGAGTTGGTGTTCATCATATCGATGATGCACAGCAAAACAAAAACTTCACATTCAAATGTCACAGGGAAGGAAATGATATATTCTCTGTCAATTCACTCAACTTCCACCCT GTCCATCACACATTTGCAACTGCTGGATCTGACGGTGCTTTCAACTTCTGGGATAAGGATAGCAAGCAGAGGCTAAAG GCTTTTAGTAGATGCCCCCTTCCCATTCCTTGCAGTACCTTCAACAGTGATGGTTCCATATTTGCTTATGCG GTCTGCTATGACTGGAGCCGTGGGGCTGAAAATCACAACCCTGCAGCTGCAAAGACATCCATCTATCTCCACAGTCCACAG GAAACCGAGGTCAAAGGAAAGCCACGCCTTACGACAGGCAGGAAGTGA